Below is a genomic region from Prolixibacteraceae bacterium.
TAAACACCGGCTAACTCCGTGCCAGCAGCCGCGGTAATACGGAGGGTGTAAGCGTTATCCGGATTTATTGGGTTTAAAGGGTACGTAGGCGGTAATATAAGTCAGTGGTGAAATCCTGCAGCTCAACTGTAGAACTGCCATTGAAACTGTATTACTTGAGTATACTTGAGGTAGGCGGAATGAGTAGTGTAGCGGTGAAATGCTTAGATATTACTCAGAACACCGATTGCGAAGGCAGCTTACTAAGGTATAACTGACGCTGATGTACGAAAGCGTGGGGAGCGAACAGGATTAGATACCCTGGTAGTCCACGCCGTAAACGATGATTACTCGCTGTTGGCGATACACAGTCAGTGGCTAAGCGAAAGTTTTAAGTAATCCACCTGGGGAGTACGATCGCAAGATTGAAACTCAAAGGAATTGACGGGGGCCCGCACAAGCGGAGGAACATGTGGTTTAATTCGATGATACGCGAGGAACCTTACCTGGGCTTAAATGTACGGCGATCGGTCTAGAGATAGACTTTTCTTCGGACGACGTACAAGGTGCTGCATGGTTGTCGTCAGCTCGTGCCGTGAGGTGTCGGGTTAAGTCCCATAACGAGCGCAACCCCTATCTTTAGTTGCTAACAGGTTAAGCTGAGGACTCTAGAGAGACTGCCACCGTAAGGTGAGAGGAAGGTGGGGATGACGTCAAATCAGCACGGCCCTTATGTCCAGGGCTACACACGTGTTACAATGGTCAGTACAAAGGGCAGCTACCTGGCGACAGGATGCTAATCTCTAAAACTGGTCTCAGTTCGGATCGGAGTCTGCAACTCGACTCCGTGAAGCTGGATTCGCTAGTAATCGCGCATCAGCCATGGCGCGGTGAATACGTTCCCGGGCCTTGTACACACCGCCCGTCAAACCATGGAAGCTGGGGGTGCCTGAAGTCTGTTACCGAAAGGAGCGGCCTAGGGTAAAACTAGTGACTGGGGTTAAGTCGTAACAAGGTAGCCGTACCGGAAGGTGTGGCTGGAACACCTCCTTTCTGGAGCCGACAAGAACGGTTAAAGAAAATCGACGAGATTAGGTTGTTTTTTCTTGTCATATCAAAAAACCTTATATACCCACATAACCAAAGTGGATAGCGTTAGGCTGAAAAACTAAGGTGGTTATGTTTTAAACATAGTCCCGTAGCTCAGCTGGTTAGAGCGCTACACTGATAATGTAGAGGTCCCCAGTTCAAGTCTGGGCGGGACTACAATCGTAATATTATTTATACGAGGTTATTTGGGGGATTAGCTCAGCTGGCTAGAGCGCCTGCCTTGCACGCAGGAGGTCATCGGTTCGACTCCGATATTCTCCACACATTTATATTGATTTAGTTAGATTTAATTTGATTAGATCGGTGTATATAAGTTCTTTGACATTCTGGAAAAAAGTAATCTGTAAAAGAATACAACAGATATCGAGATTAACATTAAAGGTTAATTATAATAGAAAGTAAGTAAGGGTGTATGGTGGATGCCTAGGCTCTTAGAGGCGATGAAAGACGTGATAAGCTGCGATAAGCTTCGGGGAGGTGCAAACAACCTTTGATCCGAAGATTTCTGAATGGGGCAACCCAGCCAATTTATTGGTTATCTGACTATGTCAGAGGCAAACCCGGAGAACTGAAACATCTAAGTACCCGGAGGAAGAGAAAACAAAAGTGATTCCGTTAGTAGTGGCGATCGAACGCGGATTAGCCCAAACCAATGACGTTTCGGCGTTGTTGGGGTTGTAGGACTGCGATATGAGATTATGCGTGAAGTAGAAGTAACTGGAAAGTTACACCAGAGAGGGTGATAGTCCTGTACACGTAAGCAAATATGATCTAGCAGTATCCTGAGTAGGGCGGGGCACGTGAAACCCTGTCTGAATCTGCCAGGACCATCTGGTAAGGCTAAATACTCCTAAGAGACCGATAGAGAACCAGTACCGTGAGGGAAAGGTGAAAAGTACCCCGAACAGGGGAGTGAAATAGTACCTGAAACCATACACTTACAAGCGGTCGGAGCATCATTAGATGTGACGGCGTGCCTTTTGCATAATGAGCCTACGAGTTACTCCTCACTAGCAAGGTTAAGAGCTTAAGGCTCGGAGCCGAAGCGAAAGCAAGTCTGAATAGGGCGTCGAAGTTAGTGGGGGTAGACGCGAAACCGTGTGATCTACCCATGGGCAGGTTGAAGTCTTGGTAACACAAGATGGAGGACCGAACCAGGGAGCGTTGAAAAGCTCTTGGATGACCTGTGGGTAGGGGTGAAAGGCCAATCAAACTCGGAAATAGCTCGTACTCCCCGAAATGCATTTAGGTGCAGCCTTGGATATAGTATTGCAGAGGTAGAGCTACTGATTGGATGCGAGGGCTTCACCGCCTATCAACTCCAGACAAACTCCGAATGCTGTAATATGATTACCAGGAGTGAGGGCATGGGTGCTAAGGTCCATGTCCGAAAGGGAAAGAACCCGGACCATCAGCTAAGGTCCCCAAGTATATGTTAAGTTGAACAAACGAGGTCTGATTGCATAGACAGCTAGTATGTTGGCTTGGAAGCAGCCATTCATTTAAAGAGTGCGTAACAGCTCACTAGTCGAGCGATCGGGCATGGATAATAATCGGGCATTAAACATATCACCGAAGCTATGGATTTAATGGACTACCATTAAGTGGTAGGGGAGCATTCTGACTGCGTTGAATGTGCACTGTGAGGTGCGCTGGAGCGGTTAGAAAAGCAAATGTAGGCATAAGTAACGATAAGGAGGGCGAGAAACCCTCCCACCGATAGACTAAGGTTTCCTGATCAACGCTAATCGGATCAGGGTTAGTCGGGACCTAAGGGGTAGCCGAACGGCGAACTCGATGGACAACGGGTTAATATTCCCGTACTTTATATAGTTGTGATGGGGCGACGGAGTGATGAAAGCACCGCGTACTGACGGAATAGTACGTTGAAGGGCGTAGGTTATGAGATGTGTAGGCAAATCCGCACGTTGAGCTGAAACCTGATAGTACCGAGAGTCTTCGGACGATTGGATAGTGTGCCTAAGGGCTTCCAAGAAAAACCTCTAAACGTAGATTATATAAACCCGTACCGCAAACCGACACAGGTAGTCAAGGAGAGAATCCTGAGGTGCTCGAGTGATTCATGGCTAAGGAACTAGGCAAAATCGATCCGTAACTTCGGGAGAAGGATCGCTCCTCGCAAGGGGAGCCGCAGTGAAAAGGCCCAGGCGACTGTTTATCAAAAACACAGGGCTTTGCTAAATCGAAAGATGATGTATAAGGCCTGACACCTGCCCGGTGCCGGAAGGTTAAGTGGGGGCGTTATCTTCGGAGAAGCGCTGAAATGAAGCCCCGGTAAACGGCGGCCGTAACTATAACGGTCCTAAGGTAGCGAAATTCCTTGTCGGGTAAGTTCCGACCTGCACGAATGGTGCAACGATCTGGGCACTGTCTCAGCCATGAGCTCGGTGAAATTGAAGTATCGGTGAAGATGCCGATTACCCGCAACGGGACGGAAAGACCCCGTGAACCTTTACTGCAACTTCACATTGATTTTGGGCAAGTAATGTGTAGGATAGGTCGGAGACAATGAAATGGCGTCGCTAGGCGTTGTGGAGTCGTCCTTGAAATACGACCCTTTGCTTGTTTGAAACCTAACTCAGCAATGAGGACATTGTGTGGTGGGTAGTTTGACTGGGGTGGTCGCCTCCAAAAGAGTAACGGAGGCTTCTAAAGGTACCCTCAAGACGATTGGTAACCGTCTGTAGAGTGTAATGGCACAAGGGTGCTTGACTGTGAGACCAACACGTCGATCAGGTACGAAAGTAGAGCATAGTGATCCGGTGGTTCCGTATGGAAGGGCCATCGCTCAAAGGATAAAAGGTACTCCGGGGATAACAGGCTGATCGCTCCCAAGAGCTCATATCGACGGAGCGGTTTGGCACCTCGATGTCGGCTCGTCACATCCTGGGGCTGGAGAAGGTCCCAAGGGTTGGGCTGTTCGCCCATTAAAGTGGCACGCGAGCTGGGTTCAGAACGTCGTGAGACAGTTCGGTCCCTATCTGTTGTGGGCGCAGGAAACTTGAGAGAAGCTGCTGCTAGTACGAGAGGACCGCGGTGGACAAACCTCTGGTGTATCAGTTGTGCCGCCAGGTGCATTGCTGAGTAGCTACGTTTGGAAGAGATAAGTGCTGAAAGCATCTAAGCACGAAGCTCCACTCAAGATGAGGTTTCCTTAGAGGGTCGTTGGAGACTACGACGTTGATAGGCTGCAGGTGTAAAGGTTGTGAGACCAAAGCCGAGCAGTACTAATTACCCGAAACTTTCATTAGAATAAAAGATTAGTTGTATTTAGATTACTTTTTCCAGGAGCATGTCAAAAGATATATTGAACTATGTATGCTGATATATGTTATATTATAACATTTAAGTCAGATATAAATAACCGTATTTAGAATTTAAGGTGGTTATTGCATAGGGGTTCCACCTCTTCCCATTCCGAACAGAGAAGTTAAGCCCTACCGCGCCGATGGTACTGCAGAGATGTGGGAGAGTAGGTCGCCGCCGTTTTACAGAGAACCGATTCTTATTAAAGAGTCGGTTTTTTTGCGTCTATACTTTTTAGGTAATATGCAGTGTCTCCATTATGGGAAGAGGAACCTCTTCCCGACATCATTGCCCTTTGGGAACAGAGAAGTTAAGCCCTACCGTACCGATGGTATTGCAGAGATGGACGAGAGTAGGTCGCCGCCATTTTACAGAGAACCGATTCTTGTTAAAAGATTAGATTTTTATTGGTGATAATATCATTATGTAGATATCTATATCTGATATTTTAGTGTAATATGTTGTTGTGATATGGGTTGTTATACTTTTATTCTATAGTATAATATTTTTTTGTTTTTTTAGGAGTCCATTGCCTATAGTTCTATACTGTGCTTTTATTGTTATATGATATATTCTTTGTTACTTTATTGTAGAAATTGTCATATTTGAAATAACAACAACCATGAACTCTATACTACGTATACTTTTAATTATAGTGCTATTCATAAACGCAGTTGGTGTATATGCTAGACCGACTACAAATGATAGTGAAAGTTTATTCCATTACTATAACTCTAATGAGGTATTAGATTACACCGGTATAATCAAAAAAGCTGGTCAATATCATCTATTTTATACAGAGAGAATGTTAGATGGTGAGAAAAAAACAATTGTATTAAAACAAGCTGTTTCTGAGGATCTATACCATTGGAATGAAGAGGAGTTAAACAATTCTCCATTCTCAGTTCATGATACTATAAAGTGGGGGATATTTACAGATGATGCAAAGATGTTAGGTGCTTCTCCAGAAGTCTATTTACTAGAGATAAAAGATGATTTTTTTCAATTAAAAGTTCTTGATGAAGATAAATGGGAGCGTGTTGATAAAACCTTTTCTATATCGTCTGTTGACCTTACGACAGTTTCATTACCCGTTTTAAAATGGAGTATGATAATAAAAAAATGGGTTTTGACTCTAACTGATTTAAAGAGTAATGATGTTAAAATATATACGTCGCAAGATTTAGAGCAGTGGGATAATACTTGTGTAATTAAGGAGGATTGTTCAAGATCTGAAATGTTTGAGAAAGATGGAAAAACATTCTTCATGTTATCGAATAATATCTATGAAGTAGATCTCACGAAGAGAGGTCAAGATTGTATTATTGCTAGAAGACATTTAGACTATGGAGGAGGATATAATCAGACATTAGTTACTAATATTAATGATGAGACGGTATTGATGGGAGGGATTTCTGTCGATAATTACAATCAAGATGGCAGTTCATTGAAGCTTTCTTCTCCAAGAAGGATGAACTATAGAGAGGGTAAATTCTTTTATGCTCCATACTTACAAGGTTTATCAAAAGAGAAAGGTGTATCACGTGATGATAAGAAACTAATTCCAGGGCTTGGCAAGAATATACTTAGTGGCAAATTCGGTGATGCCTATGTTTTAGAAGGGAATATCAAATATGATGAAGTGTCTTCTTATGGATTCCTATTCAAAGTGGGGTCAAAAAGTTCTGGTTATGAGTTAAGATATTATAAGAAACAAAATATATATCAATGTACGGGTGGTGAAATGGCTGTTAAACCAGTTGTAGATTATGCTAAAGTACTTGTTGTTGTTGATAATGGTTTTATTGATTTCTATTATGGTGATGGTTCTAAAGTGATGAGTATATCTGTTGACTATACTCATAAAGCATCTAAGATTATTCTTTTCCATCAGGGAGGTGAGCTTTATGTGAAAAATATTAAAGTAAACCCATTGTCATTTAAAAAGAAATAAGGATGATTTTTGATTATCATATTCATACAAAATATTCAGATGGGGTGGCCACTCATCAAGAAATTATTGATAAGGCTGTAGCATTGGGAGTCGATGAAATAGGTTTTTCTGATCATTATGGATATTATCCCAACAATTGGACTACGAGTCGTGAATTACTATCTAAAATGGTGGAGGAGGTATTACTTCAGAAATCAAAACAAGATAAAATTAAGGTTTTATTAGGTCTAGAGGTAGATTTCTATCCTGATCGTATTGAAGAGACTAAAGAAGTTCTTTCAATGTATCCATTCGATTATATTATGGGTTCAGTCCATTTTATTAATGGAGATAATTTTGATTCTGATCCTCATCATCCGATTTATTCTAAATATGATATTAACCATTTATATGAGTTGTATTATGAGAATTTTGTTGCCGCAGTAAGATCTGGAATGTTTGATACCATGTCACACCCTGATTTAATTAAGAAATATAACTATTATCCTACAAAGGACTTTTCGACACTATATCGTGAAGTTGCTAAGGTATTGGTTGAAGAGGGTGTGATGGTAGAATATAATACGAGTGGATATAGTCGCCCTTGTAATGATTTTTTCCCTAGTGATGAAGTTACTTCTATATTTCTAGAAGAGGGTGTTCAGTTTACGATTGGCTCAGATAGTCACAAGTTAGATCATCTTCTTAGAAACTACGATTTAGCCAAAGAGCGTTTAATGGGGTTAGGATTAACGGAATTACACCGTTATAATTCTTCCCCTATCTTGTTGAAAAACTTTATCGTTTAAAAGATAAAAGCTGTCTTAATTGAAAATAAGACAGCTTTTAAATCTATCTTCCTTCGATGATTTCGAATAATTTCTGCATGTTTGGAGCAAGAATTATCTCTGTACGTCTATTCTTTTGCCTCGCTTCAGGTGTTTGAGAATGGTCGATTGGGTAGTATTTACTTCGACCCGCTGCAGTAATCCTTTTGGGATCGATGTCTTTGTCTTTAAGGATTTCCCTTGCCACAGATGTTGCTCTTAGAACACTTAGATCCCAGTTATCCTTAAACTGACTATCCTTCTTCATTGTTAAGTCATCGGTATGACCTTCAACGATAACTTGGACATTCTTATTTTGAGCTAAAACTTTTGCAAGTTTCTTAATTGCATCGCTTCCTTTGGTGTCAATATCATACTCTCCGACATTGAAAAGGAGTTGTTCTTCAAATGAAACATATACTCGTCCTTCTCTGTTCATAATGGTGATACCATTGTCAATATAGCCTAAAAGAGCATCTGCTAATTGAATTTTAATATTGCTTTGAATATTCTTTTGTTGTTCAATTAACTGTTGCATTTGAACGACCTCGCCGTCTTTCTGTTCCACCTTAAGCTTTTCAAGTCGTATATCTCGTTCTCTTTTTTCAAGTGTCTTATTAAGTCTTTCAAACTGATTAAGGTATTGATCAATTTGAGAATTAGTACCTGTTTGAATCTCTTTAATTTGTGCTCTATATTGAGCTATTCTTTTTTTAGAAGACTCATTCTCGAGACTAAGATTTCGGTTTTTCCAGTATAGTCTTGTTGTATCCTTGGCAAGCTGAGTTAACTTCTTTTTATCTTCATCACTTGTAAAACTCAGTTCTGCAATAGCTACATCCTTTTTATGGAGTTCTGTAGTTTTTTGTTTATTATCCTTTACTTCTTGATCATATTTTCCTTGTAGTTCATTATAAACTTTCTTTGTATAACACGAAGAGAAGATTAGGAGAAAACTGAGAGTGTAGAATAACTTGTTGACTTTTGAATTCATCATTTGTACCCCTTTAAATTATGTGTTCTGCAAATTTAATCTAATGTAAAAACAATTTTGCGTATAATATGTATAAATACTATCATAATGTATATATTGAAGAAGAATATTGGTATTTATTTTTGTGCATCAGATGCTTAAATTGATTTACAACTGATTAGAATCATGGTCTTAATTGAGAGATTTTATTAAAATAGATTAGTTTTGTAAATATTCACTGTATATGTTACTCTGCGATACTGCGGATAACTATCAGTTTTCAAATCAACTGTTTTCTGATTAATTAGATAAGAAATTGGAGAAAAATATACTATATACAATCAATAGCCCTGAAGATTTAAGGAGATTGAGCATTAAAGAGTTAGATGAGGTATGTAAAGAATTGAGAGAGTTCATACTAAAGTCAAATGCCGAGAATCCTGGTCATTTAGGAGCTAATTTAGGGGTTGTTGAATTAACAGTCGCATTACACTATGTTTATAATACCCCAGAGGATAAGCTTATATGGGATGTCGGTCATCAAGCATATGGGCATAAGATATTAACAGGAAGAAGAGAGACTTTTCACACAAATAGAAAGTATCAAGGTCTAAGCGGTTTCCCAAATCGTGAAGAGAGTATATATGATGCTTTTGGAGTAGGTCACTCTTCCACATCTATATCTGCCGGTTTAGGTATGTCTGTTGGAACTGCACTTTCGAAAGAAGATCGAAAGGTGGTCGCTGTCATTGGAGATGGATCTATGACAGGAGGTATGGCTTTTGAGGGATTAAATAATGCTGCCATCACGAAGTCCGATATATTAGTTGTATTGAACGATAACCAAATGGCAATAGACCCTAATGTCGGTGGCGTAAGTCAATATCTCGTTAATATGAGCACTTCTTCTGCTTATAACAAGTTGCGTAATGACGTTTGGAATCTTCTTGGTTCGATGAATAGCTTTGGTCCCAAAGCAAGAAAAATTGTTCATCAAACGCAATCGGGATTGAAATCAATGATTCTTAGAAGTAGCAATCTTTTTGAGGGATTAAACTTTAGATATTTTGGTCCTATCGATGGACATGATACTGAAAATATGGTTCGTATCATGAATGATTTAAAGAAAATCAAAGGGCCGAAACTTCTACATGTAATTACCAAGAAAGGTAAAGGATTTAAGCCTGCAGAAGAGGATCAAACAAAATGGCATGCAGCCCCAGGTAAGTTTGATACAGAGACTGGAGCTGTATTTAAGAGCCCTACAAACGAAGAGGTAAAGAGCCCAATAAAGTATCAAGATGTCTTTGGTGAGACAATTGTAGAGCTGGCCAAAGAGAATGAAGATATCGTAGGTATTACACCTGCAATGCCTACGGGTTGTTCTTTAAACAAGATGATGAAGGAGTTTCCTGAGCGAAGTTTTGATGTCGGAATTGCAGAACAACATGCCGTTACTTTCTCTGCTGGACTTGCATGTGAGGGAAAGATGCCCTTCTGTAATATCTACTCTTCATTTATGCAAAGGGCATATGATCAGGTGATACATGATGTTGCGTTACAGAATCTAGATGTTACTTTCTTTCTTGATAGAGGCGGATTCGTTGGTGCTGATGGAGCAACACACCATGGTGTGTTTGATCTTGCATACTTTAGAATAATACCCAATATGACTGTTGCTGCTCCGATGGATGAGTGGGAGTTGCGAAATATGATGTATACATACCAGAACAAGGGTTATGGCCCTGTGAGTATTCGTTATCCAAGAGGAAAAGGTGTTAAGATCGATTGGCAGAACAAAATGGAGAAAGTTATTCCTGGTAAAGGGAGACTTTTAAGAAAAGGTGAAAAGATAGCGGTCCTTTCTATAGGACACCCAGGTAATTTTGTTATTGATGCTCTTGACATTATCGAGTCACGTCATGGCATAAAGCTTACACATTATGATATGAGGTATGTCAAGCCATTAGACAAGGATATTTTAAATGACATTGCAACTTCGAATTATGATTATGTGATTACGGTTGAAGATGGTGTGATACAAGGTGGTTTTGGAACAGCTGTTTGGGAGGAGCTTTCGCTCACCTCATTTAAAGGCCGTATTATTCGATTAGGTGTGCCAGATAAATTTATTGAGCATGGAACCCAAGATGACTTATATCGCTTGAGTGGTTTTGATCGTGATGGAATTGTTCGTACTATTGAAGAAATAATTTAGGTAATCACTATGAGAAATAGACGGTTGTACAATCTGTTGATATTATTCTTATCTATCATTACTGGTTTTGGAACTTTATGGTTCACGCAGGTTCTAGTTGAGAGACTGAAAACAGAAGAACATCAAAAGGTACTTAATATTGCAGGTGCAACACGTTTGTTGTCTAATACGACCGTCTCATTTGACAATAACTACTCGTTTATTATTGATATT
It encodes:
- a CDS encoding histidinol-phosphatase — protein: MIFDYHIHTKYSDGVATHQEIIDKAVALGVDEIGFSDHYGYYPNNWTTSRELLSKMVEEVLLQKSKQDKIKVLLGLEVDFYPDRIEETKEVLSMYPFDYIMGSVHFINGDNFDSDPHHPIYSKYDINHLYELYYENFVAAVRSGMFDTMSHPDLIKKYNYYPTKDFSTLYREVAKVLVEEGVMVEYNTSGYSRPCNDFFPSDEVTSIFLEEGVQFTIGSDSHKLDHLLRNYDLAKERLMGLGLTELHRYNSSPILLKNFIV
- a CDS encoding OmpA family protein; amino-acid sequence: MMNSKVNKLFYTLSFLLIFSSCYTKKVYNELQGKYDQEVKDNKQKTTELHKKDVAIAELSFTSDEDKKKLTQLAKDTTRLYWKNRNLSLENESSKKRIAQYRAQIKEIQTGTNSQIDQYLNQFERLNKTLEKRERDIRLEKLKVEQKDGEVVQMQQLIEQQKNIQSNIKIQLADALLGYIDNGITIMNREGRVYVSFEEQLLFNVGEYDIDTKGSDAIKKLAKVLAQNKNVQVIVEGHTDDLTMKKDSQFKDNWDLSVLRATSVAREILKDKDIDPKRITAAGRSKYYPIDHSQTPEARQKNRRTEIILAPNMQKLFEIIEGR
- the dxs gene encoding 1-deoxy-D-xylulose-5-phosphate synthase is translated as MEKNILYTINSPEDLRRLSIKELDEVCKELREFILKSNAENPGHLGANLGVVELTVALHYVYNTPEDKLIWDVGHQAYGHKILTGRRETFHTNRKYQGLSGFPNREESIYDAFGVGHSSTSISAGLGMSVGTALSKEDRKVVAVIGDGSMTGGMAFEGLNNAAITKSDILVVLNDNQMAIDPNVGGVSQYLVNMSTSSAYNKLRNDVWNLLGSMNSFGPKARKIVHQTQSGLKSMILRSSNLFEGLNFRYFGPIDGHDTENMVRIMNDLKKIKGPKLLHVITKKGKGFKPAEEDQTKWHAAPGKFDTETGAVFKSPTNEEVKSPIKYQDVFGETIVELAKENEDIVGITPAMPTGCSLNKMMKEFPERSFDVGIAEQHAVTFSAGLACEGKMPFCNIYSSFMQRAYDQVIHDVALQNLDVTFFLDRGGFVGADGATHHGVFDLAYFRIIPNMTVAAPMDEWELRNMMYTYQNKGYGPVSIRYPRGKGVKIDWQNKMEKVIPGKGRLLRKGEKIAVLSIGHPGNFVIDALDIIESRHGIKLTHYDMRYVKPLDKDILNDIATSNYDYVITVEDGVIQGGFGTAVWEELSLTSFKGRIIRLGVPDKFIEHGTQDDLYRLSGFDRDGIVRTIEEII